A single window of candidate division WOR-3 bacterium DNA harbors:
- a CDS encoding SDR family NAD(P)-dependent oxidoreductase, with protein MIDRRAAGGGRLKRWPGTGRVALVTGASSGIGLAIARKFAAGGLKVVLVARRKERLATIAGDLEAGGADVIVVPADLALEAERERVCDEVRQSYGMIDVLVNNAGLGWYGYGYRMPWHVAREMLRVNVEAAVHLTLLCLPAMKSRGSGHVINIGSIAGCLPEQGIGIYGATKAFLDAFTTSLYRELRGSGVWVSVVRAGPVATEFFEAARRRPAGWAVPAQSLAISPEQVADRVWWLVRHPRRQVFVPCHLRLATWL; from the coding sequence ATGATTGACCGTCGGGCTGCGGGCGGTGGTCGATTGAAGCGTTGGCCGGGAACGGGTAGGGTTGCGCTCGTCACCGGCGCGTCCTCCGGCATTGGGCTGGCGATTGCTCGCAAGTTCGCGGCCGGTGGTCTGAAGGTTGTGCTGGTTGCTCGTCGGAAGGAACGACTTGCTACCATTGCCGGCGACCTCGAGGCCGGTGGCGCGGACGTGATTGTGGTGCCAGCTGACCTCGCGCTCGAAGCCGAGCGAGAGCGAGTCTGTGATGAAGTTAGGCAGTCATACGGAATGATAGACGTTCTGGTCAATAACGCCGGGCTGGGCTGGTACGGTTACGGCTATCGTATGCCCTGGCACGTCGCACGCGAGATGCTCCGGGTCAATGTCGAGGCCGCCGTTCATCTGACCCTGCTCTGTCTGCCAGCGATGAAGTCGCGCGGTTCCGGGCACGTAATCAACATTGGCTCCATCGCCGGCTGTCTGCCTGAACAGGGCATCGGCATCTACGGTGCAACTAAGGCATTCCTTGATGCTTTCACAACATCACTGTACCGGGAGCTGCGAGGCAGCGGGGTTTGGGTGAGCGTTGTTCGGGCCGGCCCGGTGGCGACCGAGTTCTTCGAAGCCGCAAGAAGACGCCCGGCCGGCTGGGCCGTGCCGGCGCAGAGTCTGGCAATCAGTCCGGAACAGGTGGCGGACCGGGTATGGTGGCTTGTCCGCCACCCCAGGCGCCAGGTATTCGTGCCCTGTCATCTCCGGCTCGCAACATGGCTG